A window of Hymenobacter aerilatus contains these coding sequences:
- a CDS encoding protein-disulfide reductase DsbD family protein, giving the protein MSTLKKLVPLLVLLLLPLWPVAAQVLTPTKLTAAVSKTTAKVGDEIDLIINARMEPNWHLYATNFDPDLGPTVFTLAVPKNAAYTLVGSPKSVGEKKKFDDVFKGDVTYFEGTGQIKQRIKILQPGTLTIKVEADYQTCTDVDGRCVPGNETLSFGPVTVSGTGAVAPPAATPTPATAAPTVAPATPTAAAAVATAPIAVPDASIAAQDTATLGTAVATKLAGPAAVTAVPTPGASVAATAPAVDPAAGGLWAFAFGAFVFGLGALITPCVFPLIPMTVSFFTSGGDSRQRGITKAVVYGLSIIFIYVVIGLLVTILLGADGLNLISTHWLPNLIFFAVFVTFGLSFLGLFEITLPHGMVNKIDAQADKGGWGGVFFMALTLVVVSFSCTGPIVATILSLAAQGERLTPVIGMLGFSLAFALPFTLFAIFPAWLKGLPRSGGWLNTVKVVLGFVELMLALKFLSMADLAYHWNLLSRDLYITLWITLSGLLGLYLLGRFKLSHDSDLPHLSVGRLLMAVLAFGFMVYLVPGLFGAPLPLLAGYLPPQTSRDFSLASTAPSVVPSAAATNTLCEEPRYADFLELPHGLHGYFDLAQAQRCARALKKPIFIDFTGHACVNCRKMEATVWSDPQVLKRLRDDYVVVALYVDDKAALPANEQYTSTHDGKEKTTLGKKNADLQLTGFNVNAQPYYVLLDPEAPADLAHTLAPPIAYEPDVAAFVRFLDAGLAQYQRQNQPVAVR; this is encoded by the coding sequence ATGTCTACTCTCAAAAAGCTAGTACCGCTGCTGGTGCTTCTGTTGTTGCCGCTATGGCCCGTTGCGGCGCAGGTGCTCACGCCTACCAAGCTCACGGCCGCCGTTAGCAAGACGACGGCAAAGGTGGGCGACGAAATTGACCTGATCATCAATGCGCGCATGGAGCCCAACTGGCACCTCTATGCCACCAATTTCGACCCCGACCTGGGGCCGACCGTCTTCACGCTTGCCGTTCCGAAAAACGCCGCCTATACGCTGGTAGGCTCACCGAAGTCGGTAGGAGAGAAGAAGAAGTTTGACGACGTGTTCAAGGGCGACGTCACGTATTTTGAAGGCACCGGCCAAATTAAGCAGCGCATCAAGATTCTGCAGCCCGGTACCCTCACCATCAAAGTCGAAGCCGATTACCAGACGTGCACCGATGTGGACGGTCGCTGCGTACCTGGCAACGAGACGCTCAGCTTCGGCCCTGTTACAGTAAGCGGCACGGGCGCTGTAGCACCGCCTGCCGCTACGCCTACCCCCGCCACGGCTGCCCCAACCGTAGCACCGGCTACACCTACTGCAGCGGCTGCAGTGGCCACCGCACCAATCGCTGTTCCCGATGCGTCCATCGCTGCCCAAGACACTGCCACGCTGGGTACCGCTGTTGCAACGAAATTAGCCGGTCCGGCAGCCGTCACGGCCGTGCCTACCCCTGGTGCTTCTGTGGCAGCCACGGCGCCCGCTGTCGATCCGGCGGCAGGCGGGTTGTGGGCGTTTGCCTTTGGAGCGTTTGTGTTCGGGCTGGGCGCGTTGATTACGCCCTGCGTGTTCCCACTGATTCCGATGACGGTTTCATTTTTTACCAGTGGTGGCGACAGCCGGCAGCGGGGCATCACCAAGGCCGTGGTCTATGGCTTGTCCATCATCTTTATTTACGTAGTGATTGGCTTGCTGGTGACCATTCTGCTGGGTGCCGATGGCCTCAACCTCATCAGTACACACTGGCTACCCAACCTGATTTTCTTTGCCGTTTTCGTCACGTTTGGCCTGTCGTTTCTGGGGTTGTTCGAAATCACCCTACCCCACGGCATGGTCAATAAGATTGACGCGCAGGCGGACAAGGGCGGCTGGGGCGGTGTGTTTTTCATGGCGCTCACGCTGGTAGTAGTGTCATTTTCGTGCACCGGGCCTATTGTGGCCACCATTCTGAGCCTGGCGGCGCAGGGTGAGCGCCTCACACCGGTAATCGGGATGTTGGGCTTTTCGCTGGCGTTTGCGCTGCCGTTCACGCTGTTTGCCATCTTTCCGGCTTGGTTGAAAGGCCTACCCCGCTCGGGCGGCTGGCTGAACACGGTGAAAGTAGTGTTGGGCTTTGTGGAGCTGATGCTGGCGCTGAAGTTCCTGAGCATGGCCGACCTGGCCTATCACTGGAACCTGCTCTCCCGCGATCTATACATCACCCTCTGGATTACGCTCTCGGGTCTGCTGGGCCTCTACCTGCTGGGCCGCTTCAAGCTCTCCCACGACTCTGACCTACCCCACCTGAGCGTAGGTCGGTTGCTGATGGCTGTGTTAGCCTTTGGTTTTATGGTGTATCTGGTGCCAGGTTTATTTGGAGCACCGTTGCCCCTGCTGGCGGGCTACCTGCCGCCCCAAACCAGCCGAGACTTCTCGCTGGCCTCTACGGCGCCTTCTGTTGTGCCAAGTGCCGCTGCCACCAACACACTCTGCGAAGAGCCCCGCTACGCCGACTTCTTGGAACTGCCTCATGGCCTGCATGGGTACTTCGATCTGGCACAAGCTCAGCGCTGTGCCAGAGCTCTAAAAAAGCCCATCTTTATTGATTTCACAGGTCACGCCTGCGTAAACTGCCGCAAGATGGAAGCTACCGTGTGGAGCGACCCACAAGTGCTCAAGCGCCTGCGCGACGACTACGTAGTGGTAGCACTGTACGTAGACGATAAGGCAGCGCTGCCCGCCAACGAGCAGTACACCTCCACCCACGATGGCAAGGAGAAAACCACGCTTGGTAAGAAAAACGCTGATTTGCAACTCACCGGCTTCAACGTAAACGCCCAGCCCTACTACGTGCTGCTCGATCCTGAGGCCCCCGCCGACCTGGCACATACGCTAGCCCCACCTATTGCCTACGAGCCCGACGTGGCCGCTTTCGTGCGCTTCTTAGACGCTGGTCTGGCGCAATATCAGCGGCAAAATCAGCCGGTGGCAGTTCGCTAA
- the trxA gene encoding thioredoxin — MGHKAIEITDSNFDEIINSDKPVLVDFWAEWCGPCRMVGPVVEELAGEYEGKVVVGKVDVDSNPQTSAKFGIRSIPTLLVFKNGQIVDKQVGAVPKHVLAQKLDAQVTVA; from the coding sequence ATGGGACACAAAGCAATCGAGATTACCGATTCTAACTTCGACGAAATCATCAACTCCGATAAGCCGGTACTGGTCGACTTTTGGGCTGAGTGGTGCGGCCCGTGCCGCATGGTAGGCCCCGTTGTAGAGGAGCTAGCCGGCGAATATGAAGGCAAAGTAGTGGTAGGCAAAGTCGACGTAGACTCCAACCCTCAGACTTCCGCCAAATTTGGCATCCGCAGTATCCCTACCCTGCTCGTTTTCAAAAATGGTCAGATCGTAGACAAGCAAGTAGGCGCTGTACCAAAGCACGTACTGGCTCAGAAGCTGGACGCCCAGGTGACGGTTGCCTAA
- a CDS encoding hemolysin family protein encodes MGLKILFTVLLVLANGFFVAAEFALVKVRLSQMEIRAQEGNRFAKLTLSLLHKLDAYLSATQLGITLASLLLGWVGEDVVVDIVLVVMHSLGYDMPLAAAHSIAIPISFGLITLLHIVFGELIPKSLAIQRAEATSLIIAAPLRGFYFITFPIIWVMNTISNAVLRLMGVAPASEHEVHTTEELRLLLDQSMQSGELQNSEHELLENVFEFNDRMVKQIMVPRTKIAAIDINAPQDQVLEIAYSEGYSRIPVYEGSIDNIVGVLYVKDLLQLVRRGEPIVVSRIMRPAYFVPETKKINRLLRQFQRKHMHMAIVSDEFGGVSGIVTIEDIIEELVGEIQDEYDNEVPVVEKVSENEYRVNTATPIPDANEYLPYPLPEGDDYETVGGLLNMIYGNIPDVGDVAVLDNYEFRVLQRSRRAVELVQLRVTRPQEVANLTEELDL; translated from the coding sequence ATGGGCTTAAAAATCTTATTTACCGTTCTGCTTGTGTTGGCGAACGGCTTTTTTGTGGCGGCTGAGTTTGCGCTGGTGAAAGTTCGTCTTTCGCAAATGGAAATACGAGCGCAAGAAGGCAACCGGTTTGCGAAGCTAACGCTCAGCTTGCTGCATAAACTGGACGCCTACCTCTCGGCTACACAGTTGGGCATCACGTTGGCTTCGCTGCTGCTGGGCTGGGTAGGCGAGGATGTAGTAGTAGACATTGTGCTGGTCGTGATGCACAGCCTAGGCTATGATATGCCGTTGGCCGCCGCCCACAGCATTGCCATTCCCATTTCTTTTGGACTGATCACGCTGCTGCACATCGTCTTTGGGGAGCTGATTCCTAAGTCGTTGGCCATTCAGCGGGCAGAGGCCACTAGCTTAATCATCGCCGCGCCGTTGCGTGGTTTCTATTTCATCACCTTTCCTATTATCTGGGTGATGAATACGATTTCCAATGCGGTATTGCGCCTGATGGGGGTTGCCCCCGCTTCGGAACATGAGGTGCATACCACCGAAGAACTGCGCCTGCTGCTCGACCAGAGCATGCAAAGTGGAGAACTACAAAACTCAGAGCACGAGCTACTTGAGAACGTATTTGAGTTCAACGACCGCATGGTGAAGCAGATCATGGTGCCCCGCACCAAAATAGCAGCCATCGATATCAACGCGCCTCAAGATCAGGTGCTGGAAATTGCCTACAGTGAAGGCTACTCACGCATCCCGGTGTACGAGGGTAGCATCGACAACATTGTGGGCGTGCTCTACGTGAAAGACCTACTGCAACTTGTGCGACGCGGCGAGCCAATTGTGGTGTCGCGCATTATGCGCCCAGCCTATTTTGTGCCCGAAACCAAGAAAATCAACCGCTTGCTGCGACAGTTTCAGCGCAAGCACATGCACATGGCCATCGTATCAGATGAGTTTGGCGGTGTGTCGGGCATCGTTACGATTGAGGACATCATCGAAGAGCTGGTAGGCGAAATTCAGGACGAGTACGACAACGAAGTACCGGTGGTAGAGAAGGTGTCGGAAAATGAATACCGCGTAAATACCGCCACGCCTATTCCTGATGCCAACGAGTACCTGCCCTACCCCCTCCCCGAGGGAGACGACTACGAGACGGTAGGCGGCTTGCTGAACATGATCTACGGCAACATTCCCGACGTGGGCGACGTGGCAGTACTCGATAACTACGAGTTTCGGGTGCTGCAACGCTCCCGCCGCGCCGTAGAGTTGGTACAGCTCCGCGTGACGCGCCCGCAGGAAGTAGCAAATCTGACTGAGGAACTGGATTTGTAA
- a CDS encoding gamma carbonic anhydrase family protein — MLLLPVRGKLPEIGSDCYVADNATIVGDVVLGARCTVWFNAIIRGDVNSIRIGEQTNIQDGVVIHCTYQRAATVIGSRVSIGHRAIVHGCTVEDDVLIGMGAIVMDHAVVGSGCIIAAGAVVLENMQCEPGYLYAGIPARKIKPVTDEQRATIQRTADNYVQYASWFKQA; from the coding sequence ATGCTTCTTCTACCTGTTCGCGGCAAACTCCCTGAAATTGGATCTGACTGCTATGTAGCTGACAACGCTACCATTGTGGGCGATGTAGTGCTGGGTGCTCGTTGCACCGTGTGGTTCAACGCCATTATTCGCGGCGATGTGAACAGCATCCGCATTGGCGAGCAAACGAATATTCAGGACGGGGTAGTAATTCACTGCACCTACCAACGGGCTGCTACCGTTATTGGCAGCCGCGTGAGCATTGGGCACCGAGCCATTGTGCACGGCTGCACCGTGGAAGACGACGTGCTCATTGGTATGGGTGCCATCGTGATGGACCACGCCGTGGTAGGCTCGGGCTGCATTATTGCGGCTGGGGCGGTGGTGCTGGAAAACATGCAGTGCGAGCCCGGCTACCTCTATGCCGGCATCCCAGCCCGCAAAATCAAGCCCGTGACCGATGAGCAGCGGGCTACCATCCAGCGCACGGCCGATAACTATGTGCAGTACGCCAGTTGGTTTAAACAGGCGTAA
- a CDS encoding AsnC family transcriptional regulator gives MARNYELDDTDRKILALLIADAKMPYTEIARKVHVSGGTVHVRMARLEELGIVQGATLRIDYEKLGYGVTAFIGIYLLKSSMYNGVAEEMKKIPEIVSMNYTTGNYGIFARLVCRDTQHLREVLHDQIQLIEGIERTETLISLEESLNRPIQLL, from the coding sequence ATGGCCCGCAATTACGAACTTGATGACACCGACCGCAAAATATTAGCGCTGCTGATAGCCGACGCGAAAATGCCCTACACTGAAATTGCCCGTAAAGTGCACGTATCTGGTGGTACGGTGCACGTGCGCATGGCTCGGTTAGAGGAGTTAGGGATTGTGCAAGGTGCTACACTACGCATTGATTATGAGAAGCTTGGATACGGCGTGACGGCTTTTATAGGTATCTATCTGCTCAAAAGCTCCATGTATAACGGTGTAGCGGAAGAGATGAAAAAGATTCCGGAAATCGTGAGCATGAACTACACAACTGGCAACTACGGCATCTTTGCTCGCCTGGTGTGTCGCGATACGCAGCACCTGCGCGAGGTACTACACGACCAGATCCAACTGATTGAAGGTATCGAACGAACGGAAACGTTAATTTCTCTGGAAGAATCGCTCAACCGTCCTATTCAATTGCTATAA
- a CDS encoding isoaspartyl peptidase/L-asparaginase family protein, giving the protein MKKCLLILLLVWGAVASKAQTVVPDPNRITLVIHGGAGTITRANMSPEKEQAYRTVLNQALQTGYAVLKKGGTSLDAVQATVQVMEDSPLFNAGKGAVFTHEGRNEMDAAIMDGRTLKAGAVAGITVVRNPITAARAVMDQSEHVMLAGRGAEQFAMEKGLTIVEPSYFYTEARHQQLEKALAAEKSAGTPDQLNTPTKTETTPVKKAKTKLKPGKPQSAVPYEDQIFTEGRKYGTVGAVAVDQYGNLAAATSTGGMTNKRYGRIGDAPLIGAGTYADNNACAVSCTGWGEFFIRVTVARDVAARMEYQQVPLTQAAQATIDKVGKLGGDGGLIAVDRQGNITMPFNSEGMYRGYIKANGEAQVLIYKE; this is encoded by the coding sequence ATGAAAAAGTGCCTGTTGATTTTACTGCTTGTGTGGGGTGCCGTAGCTAGCAAGGCGCAAACTGTCGTGCCTGACCCGAACCGCATCACCTTAGTTATACATGGAGGAGCAGGTACTATTACGCGGGCCAACATGTCGCCGGAAAAGGAGCAGGCCTACCGTACTGTGCTCAATCAGGCATTGCAAACGGGATACGCTGTGCTGAAAAAGGGTGGCACTTCACTGGATGCGGTGCAGGCTACAGTACAGGTGATGGAAGACTCGCCGTTATTCAATGCTGGCAAGGGCGCGGTATTTACCCATGAAGGCCGCAACGAAATGGACGCCGCTATCATGGATGGCCGCACGCTGAAGGCTGGCGCCGTGGCGGGCATTACGGTAGTACGCAACCCCATCACAGCTGCCCGCGCCGTGATGGATCAATCTGAACATGTGATGCTGGCTGGTCGGGGCGCTGAGCAGTTTGCCATGGAAAAGGGCCTGACTATTGTCGAGCCCAGCTACTTCTACACTGAAGCTCGTCACCAACAGCTCGAAAAAGCGCTGGCCGCTGAGAAAAGCGCCGGCACCCCCGACCAGTTGAATACGCCTACCAAAACAGAAACAACGCCCGTTAAAAAAGCCAAAACCAAGCTGAAGCCCGGCAAGCCACAAAGCGCTGTACCCTACGAAGATCAAATCTTTACGGAGGGTAGGAAATACGGTACCGTGGGGGCCGTGGCCGTAGACCAATACGGCAACCTGGCCGCCGCCACTAGCACCGGTGGCATGACCAACAAACGCTACGGCCGCATCGGCGACGCACCCCTCATTGGCGCCGGTACTTATGCTGATAATAACGCCTGCGCCGTGTCGTGCACTGGTTGGGGTGAGTTCTTCATCCGTGTCACTGTGGCCCGCGACGTGGCTGCTCGCATGGAATATCAACAAGTGCCCCTAACACAGGCCGCACAAGCAACGATAGACAAGGTAGGAAAGCTAGGGGGCGACGGTGGCCTGATTGCTGTAGACCGCCAAGGCAATATCACGATGCCGTTCAACTCGGAGGGGATGTATCGGGGCTATATCAAAGCGAATGGTGAAGCACAAGTACTGATTTACAAAGAGTAA
- a CDS encoding chloride channel protein, with protein MRFTTRRRALVLQKQVNDSLRFNPFVFSRLFFLWVLIGVAGGILAGGYWIVLEHLLEWLEGVQGLLVVPLMMGAGLLAGLIIHKLGDPGEMDLIVNNIRFKGGQLDPHNNPSMILSSLLCIASGGSAGPEAPLVQVVGSTGTWLAQKFRLRGEDLRSLTIAGMAAAFTALFGAPLGGSLFALEILHHRHVVEYYQALIPAFVASCSSYVIFVLITHTGLGPTWVFPLYTPSSINDFFFAILYALAGTAAGWLFIFTVRQCRRGFRKVRLPIYWQLAVGGLLIGIVAYLVPLSRYFGHDQLNELLHDSFSVQFLLVLLVAKVLAIAFTVTSGWRGGFIIPLFFVGAVVGLLINSLFPDQNLPLIMISCMAAINACVTRTPISTTILLATLTGFHSIVPIMFASLTGFFLAPKTPLINAQLGVEEHEE; from the coding sequence ATGAGATTTACTACCCGCCGGCGTGCGCTGGTTCTCCAGAAGCAGGTCAATGATTCATTGCGTTTCAACCCGTTTGTTTTCAGCCGCCTTTTCTTTTTGTGGGTGCTGATTGGTGTAGCTGGCGGCATTCTGGCGGGGGGCTATTGGATAGTGCTGGAGCACCTGCTGGAGTGGCTAGAGGGCGTGCAGGGCCTGCTCGTCGTACCGTTGATGATGGGCGCGGGGCTGCTGGCGGGCCTCATCATTCATAAGCTGGGCGACCCCGGCGAGATGGATCTGATAGTCAACAACATTCGCTTCAAAGGCGGCCAGCTCGACCCGCACAACAACCCATCCATGATCCTCTCCTCGTTGCTGTGCATTGCCAGCGGCGGTAGCGCGGGCCCAGAGGCACCCTTGGTGCAGGTAGTAGGCTCTACTGGCACGTGGCTAGCTCAGAAGTTTCGGCTGCGGGGCGAAGACCTCCGCTCACTTACTATTGCGGGCATGGCTGCAGCTTTCACGGCGTTATTTGGCGCCCCGCTGGGCGGGAGTCTGTTCGCTCTTGAAATTCTGCACCACCGGCACGTGGTAGAATACTACCAGGCCCTGATTCCGGCCTTCGTAGCCAGCTGCTCCAGCTACGTCATCTTCGTGTTGATTACGCACACGGGCCTCGGGCCTACCTGGGTGTTCCCGCTCTACACACCTTCCAGTATCAACGACTTTTTCTTTGCTATCCTCTATGCGCTGGCGGGCACGGCGGCTGGTTGGCTGTTCATTTTCACAGTCCGGCAGTGCCGGAGAGGCTTCCGCAAGGTGCGCCTACCCATCTACTGGCAACTAGCCGTGGGCGGCCTGCTAATTGGTATTGTGGCCTACCTCGTTCCCTTATCCCGTTACTTCGGGCACGATCAGCTGAATGAGCTTCTTCATGATTCCTTCTCGGTACAGTTTCTATTGGTCCTACTTGTGGCTAAAGTATTAGCTATTGCTTTCACCGTTACGTCGGGCTGGCGTGGGGGCTTCATCATCCCATTGTTTTTTGTAGGTGCAGTGGTAGGGCTACTGATTAATTCGCTGTTCCCTGATCAAAACTTACCTCTCATTATGATCAGCTGCATGGCGGCCATCAACGCTTGTGTTACGCGCACGCCCATCAGCACCACTATTTTGCTGGCTACCCTCACCGGTTTTCATAGCATTGTCCCAATCATGTTTGCCAGCCTTACTGGCTTCTTCCTAGCCCCGAAAACCCCATTGATTAATGCGCAATTAGGCGTAGAGGAGCACGAGGAGTAA